aaagaagtaagggatcattttaaacaattaagttttacaattttaaaaaatgacattttaaccAGCATTTTTAAAGTATAATGGTGGCAATCCACAGCATTAACCTACATtaagctctgtgtgtgtgaacggTCCTTGATACACTACATGTCTAGAAAGTTACGGTCTAAGCAAAAAGAATTTGCGTGTTGAGTCCTTGAtcaatgaatgaatttaaaaagcatCTTGAAGAATGTTTCCTGAATTTGGACTCTGATGAAATCCCTATGATTTGTCCTACCTCTCCACTCCTCTTCCCCCCAGCAGCCCCTCTATCTTTAATTAGTGTCTGGGGAATGAGGTAGTGGATGAGTGGACTGTCAATATcaaattcattatttatttagctgagGTGTACACTGACTCGTCCACATTTTGACAGACATTTCTCTTGTGCCCTTTTGCACTTCTGTTTAGGTGATAATCAAACTCTGTGTATGATACTTACTAATTAGACTGTTCCTTTGGGTGGCAGTGCCTGCATTCTGCCACCTGTCATTTAGCTATAGCACATGTGGGAGTGCAAATATCTGTGGCTGCAGTTTTAGACTGTATACCATGAATTCCCCTTAATGAGGAAAAGGATTGCTGTTTCATTCTTTGTCTGCCATGTTGCCACCTGCTAAGTGGAATGTGCTCTGAATCTGAAGAGCTCAATGTTGCAGAGGTGAATATGAGTCAATGGTGAAACGGGACggtcatttgaaaaaaaaaatctgttgcacGGCCTAGTGTGCACCCTTGATTCTATATACAAACATGCCTGTACTTCTtcgtacatacacacacacacacacacacacatacacacacatcaacgTTTACTAACCAGTCCATTCTTCTTCAGGTCTGCCCACATGCTGGTCCCGTCACCACCTCTCATTAGAACATGGTAGGTGAAGAAATAGATGCCAGGCAGAGGGCAGGTGAACTTCCCAGTGCTTGGCTCATAGTAGTTACCTACATTGGTCACCACATCATCAAACTTCAGTATTTCAGTGCCTTCATGCTGCTTGCGAAGCCCTGCATAAAAGGCAATTTTGGGTGTGTAGATGGAGGGAGAATAGCCTCCAGGGCCTGGACCTGGTGGACCTTGTGGCCCTGGTTTGCCTGGTTCTCCAGGAGGTCCACGCTCTCCTGGAGGGCCAGGGTTCCCTGGAGGCCCTCGAATCCCAGACTTTATCTTCTTTCCAGAGTAATCCTGGGGTGGTGGAGACACAGCTGTCAGCTCCTGGCCTGGCTGAGATGTAGCGTAGGAATCACATACCATCCTGCAGCTTCCAAGCATTTCATAATGGCTCCCTGCTCCACTGTTGCCCCCTTTGGTAGTGTGGACCAACAGGGGAATGGCCACCAAGAGAAGCAGAACCATTGCAACACCAACAGCAGCTCCTATTACACGTTTCCTGCGGCTGAGCCGCGAAGCGGCCAGTGTGAGGAAGTCCTCTTCCCCTTTGGCTGGAATAGTGCCGGCCAGGATGAAGCCTCACAGAAAACCAGTTTCGTATGAAAAGGTGAGGAGGAATATGAGGAGAAGAGAAGGGGTGGGATCAGAGTATTGTTTGATCAAgtgcaaagacaaaaaaaagagagagaaaaaaaggtagTTGGCCAATAAGGAAAAAGTCATAAAAAGAGATATTTAAAAgtctatattttaaaaaataaaaacaatattccaaaaaaggaatattttaaatatgcaagAACACACCACAAAAGCATGATATTCATCAAGTCTAGTTCGGGGTTTTCTGCATTGTCCTCTTGTCCTACAGTTCTGTGAAttttcagcttcaaacagaaaccAACTGGCAATGTGACAGTTTGTGTGAAGGTATGCTGAAGAGCTGCTGCCAAATGAAACACAGGGAGGAAGGAGTGGGGGTTTTATCTGTTTTGCTGGATGAagtacagtttattttatttttttctgagaaaaatCTCCTTTCAAGTCCCCTTTACAAAATACAGCACTTCACTTCAAATGGATCTTTCACTTAATGCCATGGTTGTGTGGAGaaaaagttgataaaaaaaagtcttgtctGACCAAAATTTGAGGATGCCTCACTTCTGTTAGTCCACATTCAACAAAAGTGCACAAATAGGATTATTCAggaatcacaaaaaaaaagaaaaagagagaaagagagaaagagtaaagaaaaaagagaaaa
This region of Melanotaenia boesemani isolate fMelBoe1 chromosome 13, fMelBoe1.pri, whole genome shotgun sequence genomic DNA includes:
- the c1ql4a gene encoding complement C1q-like protein 4, translating into MVLLLLVAIPLLVHTTKGGNSGAGSHYEMLGSCRMVCDSYATSQPGQELTAVSPPPQDYSGKKIKSGIRGPPGNPGPPGERGPPGEPGKPGPQGPPGPGPGGYSPSIYTPKIAFYAGLRKQHEGTEILKFDDVVTNVGNYYEPSTGKFTCPLPGIYFFTYHVLMRGGDGTSMWADLKKNGLVRASAIAQDADQNYDYASNSVILHLDVGDEVCVQLDGGKVHGGNQNKYSTFSGFLIYPD